The following coding sequences lie in one Lolium perenne isolate Kyuss_39 chromosome 2, Kyuss_2.0, whole genome shotgun sequence genomic window:
- the LOC127334905 gene encoding uncharacterized protein, whose protein sequence is MRRRSGTTVAQPDQEQQLRPLRRNQDASHVHQNESHGGEMAFPTAKLHHYCRSSSVGPLRGARRGGSDLSGNKRTNKEQSSDQKFEKMNVALRLSFLKGYPVRVIW, encoded by the exons ATGCGCCGCCG GTCGGGAACGACAGTGGCACAGCCCGACCAGGAGCAGCAGCTGCGCCCCCTCCGACGCAACCAGGACGCGAGCCACGTACACCAAAACGAGAGCCACGGAGGGGAGATGGCCTTCCCGACCGCAAAGCTCCACCACTACTGTCGCAGCAGCTCCGTCGGTCCCCTTCGAGGCGCACGCCG TGGTGGAAGTGATCTAAGTGGAaacaagcgaacaaacaaggagcaATCTTCTGATCAGAAATTTGAAAAGATGAATGTTGCTTTGCGTCTTAGTTTCTTGAAGGGTTACCCTGTAAGGGTCATATG GTAA